The Theileria orientalis strain Shintoku DNA, chromosome 2, complete genome genome has a window encoding:
- a CDS encoding uncharacterized protein (RNA polymerase Rpb7, N-terminal domain containing protein), producing the protein MFKVFVIEDIVTLNVSEYVGDKRNILFQKLSNKYINKVVHGVGLAIALDGDFLKCESRILPNDGSAHYKLIFKLLVFSPVINEVFKANYRPDSLVIFTDEINGYWLKIDENTDVPIKTDNVVEFKILDIIYNQEGG; encoded by the exons atGTTTAAAGTGTTCGTAATTGAAGATATTGTCACCCTTAATGTGTCGGAGTACGTAGGGGACAAGCGAAACATACTATTCCAAAAACTGTCaaacaaatacataaacAAG GTCGTTCACGGAGTCGGACTTGCAATTGCTCTGGACGGggattttttaaaatgcGAATCTCGGATTCTTCCAAACGACGGATCGGCACACTATAAACTGATATTTAAGCTGCTGGTATTCTCGCCAGTGATAAATGAAGTGTTCAAAGCGAAC TATCGACCGGATTCTTTAGTGATATTCAC tgATGAAATTAACGGATATTGGTTAAAAATCGATGAAAACACCGATGTGCCCATAAAAACAGACAATGTAgtagaatttaaaatattagatattatttacaatcaAGAAGGAGGTTAG
- a CDS encoding uncharacterized protein (P60-like family protein): MSKKSKRIKKRINSSIDDKYIDSYVNKDKQLKPESLFKYDIIGKLSLKEPKSIETRKSKHFKIKNSPEVAKLKKLKRKLLLSDKMLIDADSTADAINIDADVDDIWNDAIYEDGGKKINKIKNINQLIPAVEMPHPGQSYNPKPDDYVSLINHSVNIINLSKKDEIADGKLLNTHKNIFERASALKSENVDDDQVKELESTNDTDELEDEVMEGKKVQKRKSRTERNKLKALKEENRKKMVIKSIKKLKNDVDHIKKLNTAIKKLDSSSKHGDDVKKFKRYLNRLISGEIPTKIGNKKFYKDPPEVILNEEIISEKKDEKEESADDKAPKNISIKNIQNVDENPVKNVYKSIYRRGLLPPPPTLNSRYKNLVKRLYNRRYIYKSVLSSS; this comes from the exons atgtcGAAGAAAAGTAAGAGGATTAAGAAGAGAATAAACTCATCGATCGATGATAAATACATAGATTCCTACGTAAACAAGGATAAGCAACTGAAACCGGAAtcattgtttaaatatgacATAATAG GAAAGTTATCGTTAAAGGAACCGAAATCGATTGAAACAAGGAAATCGAAAcactttaaaattaaaaacagccCGGAAGTAGCGAaactgaagaagctgaagaggaaATTGCTGTTAAGCGATAAGATGTTGATAGATGCAGATTCCACAGCAGATGCCATAAACATTGATGCA GATGTTGATGATATTTGGAACGACGCTATTTATGAAGATGGCGGAAAGAAgatcaataaaattaaaaatataaatcaactAATACCGGCAGTTGAAATGCCGCACCCTGGTCAGAGTTATAACCCGAAGCCGGACGATTATGTGTCACTAATCAACCACAGCGTGAACATAATCAATTTAAGCAAAAAGGACGAAATCGCAGATGGAAAATTGCTCAACacacacaaaaatatattcgAAAGAGCATCAGCATTGAAATCGGAGAATGTGGATGACGATCAAGTCAAAGAGTTGGAGTCAACGAACGACACAGATGAGTTGGAAGATGAGGTGATGGAAGGCAAGAAGGTTCAAAAAAGAAAGTCTAGAACGGaaagaaataaattaaaggCGCTCaaagaagaaaatagaAAGAAGATGGTGATTAAAAGCATTAAGAAGTTGAAAAATGACGTCGACCACATAAAGAAGTTGAATACCGCAATAAAGAAACTGGACTCGAGCAGTAAACATGGAGATGATGTCAAAAAATTCAAAAGATACCTAAATAGATTGATTTCTGGCGAGATTCCTACGAAAATTGGGAATAAAAAGTTTTACAAAGATCCCCCGGAGGTGATTCTAAATgaagaaataataagtgAAAAGAAGGATGAGAAGGAAGAAAGTGCAGATGATAAGGCaccaaaaaatatatcaatCAAGAATATCCAAAATGTTGATGAGAATCCGGTCAAAAACGTGTACAAATCAATATACAGAAGAGGGCTTCTTCCGCCGCCGCCAACGCTCAATTCGAGATATAAGAACCTGGTAAAAAGACTGTACAATAGAAGATACATCTACAAGAGCGTGTTATCTAGCTCATGA
- a CDS encoding ribosomal protein S9/S16, translated as MLNHNIFRFKRFVLIFLIFCTIPCPSYCFIVSSKGLFILKSHIYRSPCKIDTLKYSKKEGNFLLNNRINVDSSDEDNQTYSLNSEDDNNSVYLDLDNKNDSENVDFLPNDSSQKSGEKKNNLDFDKFEFDPETYKKMVDSFALYKGPSYSLSEYNRELPEGCKTIADFLEYPRNYNFFKSAEIVSQGIDYGLEGSLYDDDGLSEVKRMEGPYLKSSYETMGKLAESTEKRYTTREDEEDEVEPEKMYDILKDRKKVEDFDEKQVDEESENVNHGQSKANRKDDVPLSKINPNYFMFDSHGHLQYYLKYINDYKYDLFSYHNKNEEKPSFYLNYEYTKKIERPFPPSRDHTEKLREYFISLLPTLMDRLVELIKNDPNKNNTPSPPMHDLSLLLNFNQPKYLFEDEDEYDENGNPLVDKDQKYYEKYASLKGIHEPENDLIYPYSNTEPVLLRKLLSTYLEMHNTRDLGPLPTYRKYKSRSKYLKAATFPTHTKPPEPISDIDHGNYLEKWKNLPRYEIRTKLYERGKKKRGQAMVYLEPGNGNIIINNKDGYQYVCYNEFRLREILEPLSSLRLKRNFNIVAKAHGGGISGQSVAIRHALVKYLYRILSPKLKPILRKFDLVSIDRRRVERKKTNLRKARKKEMYSKR; from the exons ATGTTAAATCATAATATATTTAGATTTAAACGATTTgttttgatatttttgatattttgTACCATACCATGTCCTTCCTATTGTTTTATCGTTTCCTCTAAGGGATTGTTTATCTTAAAGTCACACATTTATAG ATCGCCTTGTAAAATAGACACACTCAAGTATTCCAAAAAGGAaggtaattttttattaaacaacCGAATAAATGTAGATTCTTCTGATGAAGATAATCAAACATACTCACTCAATTCAGAAGATGATAATAATTCTGTATATTTAGACTTAGATAACAAAAATGATTCTGAGAATGTGGATTTCTTACCGAATGATAGTTCTCAAAAATCTGgagaaaagaaaaataatttgGACTTTGATAAGTTCGAATTCGATCCAGAAACGTATAAGAAGATGGTAGATAGTTTTGCATTATATAAAGGGCCATCATACTCACTTAGTGAATACAACAGGGAGTTGCCGGAAGGATGTAAAACTATCGCAGACTTTTTAGAATACCCGCGCAACTACAACTTCTTTAAATCGGCAGAAATAGTATCGCAAGGAATTGACTACGGACTTGAAGGCTCATTATATGACGATGATGGCCTATCTGAAGTGAAAAGGATGGAAGGACCGTATTTGAAGTCGTCATATGAAACAATGGGAAAACTAGCAGAAAGCACAGAAAAAAGATACACAACACGGgaggatgaagaagatgaagttgAGCCAGAAAAGATGTATGACATACTGAAAGATAGGAAAAAGGTCGAAGAC TTTGATGAAAAACAGGTTGATGAAGAATCAGAGAATGTAAATCATGGTCAATCAAAGGCAAATAGAAAGGACGATGTACCATTATCTAAAATCAATCCAAACTACTTCATGTTTGACTCGCACGGACACCTGCAGTACTATTTGAAGTACATAAACGACTACAAGTATGACCTGTTCAGCTATCATAACAAAAACGAGGAAAAACCaagtttttatttgaaCTATGAATACACAAAAAAGATAGAAAGGCCGTTTCCGCCTAGCAGAGACCACACAGAAAAGTTGAGAGAGTACTTCATATCACTACTGCCAACACTGATGGATAGGTTAGTGGAGTTGATAAAGAATGAcccaaataaaaataacacacCGTCGCCACCGATGCACGATTTGTCACTATTACTTAACTTTAACCAGCCAAAGTACCTAttcgaagatgaagatgagTATGATGAAAATGGTAACCCGCTGGTGGACAAGGATCAAAAGTACTATGAAAAGTACGCAAGTTTAAAGGGGATCCACGAACCGGAGAATGACTTGATATACCCGTACAGCAACACTGAACCGGTGCTGCTGAGGAAGCTGTTGAGCACGTACCTGGAAATGCACAACACGAGGGACTTGGGGCCACTGCCAACATATAGAAAGTATAAATCGAGAAGTAAGTACCTGAAAGCAGCAACATTTCCAACACACACGAAGCCGCCGGAGCCAATAAGTGACATAGATCACGGAA ATTATCTGGAAAAATGGAAAAACCTGCCGAGATATGAAATAAGAACGAAGTTGTACGAACgaggaaagaagaagaggggACAAGCAATGGTATACCTGGAGCCAGGAAACGGAAACATAatcataaataacaaaGACGGATACCAATATGTGTGCTATAACGAGTTCAGACTGAGAGAAATTCTGGAGCCGCTGTCGAGCCTGAGGCTAAAGAGGAACTTTAACATAGTGGCAAAAGCGCACGGAGGAGGAATATCGGGACAAAGCGTAGCAATCAGGCACGCACTGGTCAAGTACCTGTACAGAATCCTGTCGCCGAAGCTGAAGCCAATCTTGCGAAAGTTCGACCTAGTATCAATAGATAGAAGAAGAGTAGAACGGAAAAAAACGAACCTGAGGAAGGCGAGAAAGAAGGAGATGTATAGTAAAAGATAG